The sequence below is a genomic window from Lysobacter stagni.
ACGCCGCTGGCGGTATTGCGCGCGCGCGTGGGCGAGACCGACGTCAGCGCACCGGAGCTGCGCGAAGAAGTCGACACGCAGGTGCGGCGCATGAACGACCTGGTGTCGTATCAGCTCGCACGCGCGGCGCGATCGGGCCACGTGCTGTTCGCCGCTCCGGTCGAGATCGAACCCTACGCCGACCAGATCGTGCGCAGCCTGGAGAAGATCTACGCCAGCAAGGGCGTCCTGTGCGAGTTCGACATCGACGCCGGCGTGAAGTTCTACGGCGAGCCGGGCGACTTGCAGGAGGTGCTGGGCAATCTGCTCGAGAACGCCTTCAAATGGGCGCGCTCGCGCGTGCTGCTGACGGTGAAGGAAGGCGAGATCGCGCCCAATCGCCGACCGGGCCTGTTCCTGGCGGTGGACGACGACGGCCCCGGCGTGCCGGAGGACAAGATCGACCTGGTCCTGCAACGCGGCGTGCGCGGCGATGAGCGAGTGCAGGGGCACGGCATCGGTCTGGCGACGGTGCAGGACGTGGTGCGCAGCTACCGCGGTACGCTCGATGTCAGCCGTTCGCCGGAACTGGGCGGCGCGCATTTCGAAGTGGTGCTGCCGCCGGGTCTGTGATCGGCCGCGGGTGCGCGGTTACGCGAACGGCGACGGGCCGTAGAAACGCTGCAGGTGTGCGGCGACTTCGGGCATCGCCTTGCGCAGCGAGCGCGGATCGCTGAAGTGGTACTCGGTGACGACGGCGAAGAACTCTTCCGGAGCCTCGGCGGCGTAACCGTCGATGGTCGTGCGTCGACCTGCATCGACCTGTTTGGCCAGTGCGTCGTACGCCGTCTGGAAATCGCGCGCCCACTCGCGCTGCCATGGGCGCGGCAGCGGTGGCGTGCCGTCGAGCACGCCATCGAGCACATCGATCTTGTGCGCCATCTCGTGTGCCGCCACGCAGAACCCGGCGCGCGGATCCTCGCAGTCGGCCAGCACATCGGCCCATGACAGGATCACCGGGCCCTGATCCCAGGCTTCGCCGATCAGCTCGTCTTCCCATTCGTGCAGCACGCCGGCCGCATCGACATGCGTGCGATCGACGCGAAAGGCATCGGGATAGACGATCAGCTGCGACCAGCCGCGCAGGCCTTCGCGGCCGAACTCGATCAACGGCAGACAGCACAGGGCGGCGAGGCTGCAGCGTTGCACTCCGTCGAGGACGAGTTCGCCGACCGGAGTGATGGCCTTTTCGTGCAGGAAGCGCGCTGTCAGCTCGCGCAGGCGCGCGTCGCGGGGTGCATCGAGGGCGCGCAGCCACGGCACAAGCGCATGCGCGCCTTGCCAGACGTCATCGGGAATCGAAGCGGGCTCGCGCCGCAGGCGCCGGAACAGGCCTAGCAAACGCGTGCAGCCCGCAATCGCAAATCAGCGGAACATACCCGGCAGGAAGCTATGCCAGCGCGGCGACTGCATGCGTGGGCCGGTGGCATCGCCATGCACCGTCGGGCGGGCTTTCGCTTCGCGCTGGGGTGCGGTGGCGTGAGGGGTCGCGCGCGGCGTTTCGCGAACGAGCGCGGCCGATTCCGGGCAGCTACCGCTGTTGGCGGAGCTGAGCTTGATCTCGCGCGCAGCTACGGTCGAGCTGGCGACCACGATCAGCAGGCACAGGCAGATCCGGAACATGGCGGAATCCTCGGACGAACCCGGGGCGCACCCCGGGCAAGACTGAACTATAGCGCGAATACGGGACGTCGGCCGGACGGCTGGGTGGTGCATTGCAGCAACTCTCCTTGTTCGGGCGGGGCCGCCGGCCTGGGAAATCCGGTCGGCGACCGTCGGTCCGGACGGCGCGCCTTGCAGACGCATCATCTCGTATCGATGCGTGTGCGGGGCAAAACGTTGCAACGCTTCGCCGCGCCCCGCCATCGTCCCGCCGATTCGTGACGGTCGGGTGTCCCGGAAGCGGCATTCCGCGGCCCTGCGCGGACATGGCGCTCCAGGCGCGACCGTTCGTCGGCGGGTGCGGCTACCGCATAATCCGCGCATGAAAACCCGTCGCTCCTGGCCTTACCGCGCCGCCCGTCGAGCCCCTTGCCGATGCCCGGGCTGATGGACGAGCGCGCGCTGTTGCAGCGACTCATCGCCGGTCCCGCCTCGGGCGATGCCCTCGCGCGCGACAGCGGCCAGACGCGGGCGGCGATCTGGAAGCGCATCGGCGCCCTCCGTGAGGCGGGCGTGCCGATCGAGGCCAAGGCCGGTCGCGGCTATGTGCTGGCCGCCCCCATGGACCTGCTGGACGCTGATGTCATCCGTAAGGGCCTTCCCCCCGTAGCCGCCGAGGGGCTGTCGGCCCTGGACGTGGCCTGGACCCTGGATTCGACCAACAGCGAGCTGCTTCGCCATCCGGCCCCGGATCGGGGCGCCCGGGTGCTGCTGGCCGAGCGCCAGACCGGCGGTCGCGGACGGCGTGGCCGGGAATGGGCCTCGCCCCTGGCGGCCCACCTGTACCTGTCGGTATCCCGCCAGTTCGGCGCCGGCCTGGCCCGGCTCGGCGGTTTGAGTCTGGTGGTGGGAATCGCAGCCGCCGAAGCGCTGGGCGAACTGGGGTTCGACGGCGTCCGTCTGAAATGGCCGAACGATCTGGTCGTTGTGAGAAATGATGGGCTGCGCAAGCTGGGCGGGATCCTGGTGGAAGGCGGCGGCGAACACGCCGGCCCCGCCCGCGCGGTCATGGGGCTGGGAATCAACGTACGCATGCCGGCGACCGTGGCGGCGGCGATCGACCAGCCCTGGTGCGATCTCACCGGTCTGTCCGCACCGCGCCGCGCGCCCGACCGCAACGCGCTGGCCGCAGCCGTGCTTGGGCGGTTGCTGCCGGCACTGGACGAATTCGACACGCACGGCCTGGCGCCGTTCCATCCGCGCTACGCCGCGCTGGACGCATTGAAGGACCGCGCCGTGGTCGTGCACGCTCCGACCGGTACGCTGCACGGCGTCGCGCTGGGGCTGGCCGACGACGGCGCACTGCGCGTGCGGACCGAGGATGGCCAGGAGCGACCGTTCCATTCGGGGGAAGTCAGCGTGCGGAGCGCAGCGACAGCATGAGTGCGTGGTTGTTCGACCTGGGCAATACGCGGCTGAAGTGTGCGCCGCTGCTCGACGGTGCTCGCGTCGGCGAGGCCATCGCGCTGCCGCACCGCGAAGAAGACGTTGCTGCCGCCATGGCGCAGCACCTGCCGGACCGCATCGAGGTCGCGTACCTGGCGAGCGTGGCCCAGCCAGGCCTGCGCGTGGCCGTGCTGCAGGCGCTGGCGGCGCGCTGCGGGCGCATTTCCATCGCGCGCACGCAGGCGCGTTTCGGACCGGTGCGCATCGCCTACCGCGACCCACGCAAGCTGGGCGTGGACCGCTTCCTTGCGCTGGTGGCAGCGCATGCACGCGCGCAGGGGCCGGCGCTGGTGTGCGGGGTCGGCACCGCGCTGACCATCGACCTCATCGACGCGGAAGGGCGGCACCTGGGAGGGCGCATCGCGCCGTCGCCCACCCTGATGCGCGAGGTGCTGCATGCACGCGCGCCGCAGTTGCCGGAAGACGGCGGGCGGTACACCGAATTCGCCGACGACACCGAGGACGCGCTCGCCTCCGGCTGCGAAGGGGCGGGCATCGCACTGGTCGCGCGCAGCCTGGACGAAGCACGCGCGCGGCTGGGCGAAGAGCCCGCATTGTTCGTCCACGGCGGCGGTTCGCAGGACCTGATCGACCACCTGCCCAACGCGACCGGGGTCGCAACGCTGGTGCTCGAAGGGCTCGCGCAGTGGGCGGCCGTCGAGACCGCCGCTTAGAATCGCCTCCATGCTCGTACGCGCCCTGGTCGTCCTGCTGCTGGTAATCAATGTTGGCGTCGCCGCCTGGTGGACGCTGCGCGCGCCGGCACCGCTGCCGGCCGCGGTCGAACCACCGCTGGGCGTGGCGCGCCTGCAACTGGTGAGTGAGGCACGCAAGCCTGCGCCGGCACCCGCACCCATATCCGCACCTGCGGCGCCGAGTGCGCCCGCACCCGCCGCGCCAGTGGTCGCCACGCCAGCGACTGCGCCTGCCGTGCCTTCGCTCAGCGAGCCGCACGATGCCAGCGTGCGCTGCTACAGCGTCGGTCCCTTCAACGACGAAGCTGCCGCCCAGCACGCACGTGAGCTGCTGATGGCCGTGTCCACCCGTGTGGTGCCACGCGAACAGCGCGCCGGCACCGCGCGCGGCTGGCGAGTCTATGTGCCGGCGGCCGCGACGCCCGAAGCGGCCAAGGCCACCGCGGACCGCATCTCCGCCGCGGGCTTCAATGATCTGATGATCGTGCGCCAGGGCAGCGAGGCCAACTCCATCGCGCTGGGTCGTTATCGCAACGAGGACACCGCGCAGCGTCGCGCGCAGAGCCTGGTCGCGGCCGGCTTCCCGGCACGCGCCGAAGCGCTGGGCGATGGCCGCCTGAGCCTGTGGCTGGATCTGGTGGCCAAGCCCGAGTTCGATCCCGCCCGCGTCGAAGCCGCGGTGCTCGTGCCCACCCGGCCGCTGGAATGCACGCGCGTGCGCTGACATGGGCGTGCGCGGCACCGCAGGCTAGAATGGTCTCTTCGCCGGCATAGCTCAGTTGGTAGAGCAACCGCCTTGTAAGCGGTAGGTCGTCAGTTCGATTCTGACTGCCGGCACCAGACAGGATGCCCATGCGATGAGTCGAACCATTCCTCCGGTGTCGCTGATCGGCGCCCCGACCGACGTGGGCGCCGGCCATCGCGGTTCGCGCATGGGGCCCGAAGCGCTGCGCATCGCAGGACTGGGCGAGGCGCTGATGAAGCGCGGCGTCGATGTGATCGACCGCGGCAATCTCGACGGTCCGCGCAATCCGTGGCAGAAGCCGGTGGACGGCTATCGCCACCTGCCGGAAGTGGTTGCGTGGAACCGCGCGGTCATGGACGCGGTGGGCGCCGAACTCGACGAAGGCCGCCTGCCGATCCTGCTGGGCGGCGACCACTGCCTGGGCCTGGGTTCGATCACCGCCGTCGCGCGCCATTGCCGCGCGACCGGCAAGCAGCTGCGCATCCTCTGGCTGGACGCGCACGCCGACTTCAACACCAGCCAGGTGACGCCGTCGGGCAACGTGCACGGCATGCCGGTCGCGTGTCTGTGCGGCCTGGGCCCGGACGCGCTGACCAACCTGGGCGGCGAAGCACCCGCGATCCGCCCCGAGGAGATCCGCCAGATCGGCATCCGTTCCGTCGACGAGGGCGAGAAGCGGCTGGTGCAGGAGTACGGCCTGGACGTCTACGACATGCGCTACATCGACGAGATCGGCATGAAGCGCGTCATGGAGGAAGCGCTGGAAGGCGTGGACGACAACACGCATCTGCACGTCAGCTTCGACGTCGATTTCCTCGATCCCAGCATCGCGCCCGGCGTGGGCACGACCGTGCCGGGCGGCCCCAACTACCGCGAGGCGCAGCTGGTGATGGAGATGATCGCCGACACGGGGCGCATGGCCTCGTTGGACATCGTCGAGCTCAACCCGATCATCGACAAGCGCAACCGGACGGCGAGGCTGGCCGTGGACCTGGTCGAGAGCCTGTTCGGCAAGTCGACCCTGATGCGTGACTGAAGCCGATGCCGGCCGGTCTGAATTGCGGCTGACATCACGCCCGGCGGGCCACCCGGCAGGGTGCGGGCGCGGGGCGGGCGTGCGATCCTTGCGCCATTACCGATCACGTCTCCGGAGAGACAACATGAAGCGTTTCGTTGCCCTGCTGCTGCTCGCCGCGTTCTCCGTGGCCACGCTCACTGCCTGCAACACCATGGAAGGCCTCGGCAAGGACGTGAAGAAGCTCGGACAGAAGGTCGAGGACAAGGCCAGCAGCTGACGGCTGCCGCCACATCCAGCACATCGAAGGCCGGCCTTGCCGGCCTTCGTGCCGTCTGGGCCCCGGAAACCCGAATGCCGGCACGCCCAGGCCCTGCTTAAACCCCCCGCCGCCCCGGCGCATCAGAGCCACTATGCTGACCCTTGTGACCGAAAGCCTGACCGACATTCCCGTCGCGACCGAGGACGGTAGCGAGGAGCGCAGCCTGGTGGCAGCCGCCGCGCGCGGCGAGATGGGGGCTTTCGAGAACCTCTATCGCCGTCATGCCGGTCGGGTGCACGGCGTCATCGCCCGCCTCGTCGGCGGGGCAGGGGCGCGCGCCGAGGACCTGACCCAGGAAGCCTTCGTCCGGGCATGGCAGGCGCTGCCGGCGTTCCGCTTCGAATCGGCATTCTCGACCTGGCTTCACCGCCTCGCGGTCAACACGGCATTGATGGAGCTGCGCAGCCGGCGCAGCCGCCCGCAGGACGAGGGCGATTCGGACGAGGACGTCTTCGACCTGCTCGGCAGCGCCGACTCGGCCGGCCATACCACGGCCCTGTCGATGGATCTGGAGCGTGCCGTCGCCAGTCTGCCGCCGCGGGCGCGCGCGGTGCTGGTGTTGTACGACGTCGAAGGCTGGAAGCACGAGGAGATCGCCGCCGAGCTCGGCATGGCGGTCGGCAGCTCGAAAGCGCAATTGCATCGCGCGCGCACCCTGTTGCGTGCCCGGTTGGGAGAACAGGCATGACCACGAACGACCACGACATCGACGGCAAGAACGAACTGACCGATGCGCTGCGCTGGCAGCTGCGCGCGCAGCGTCGCGACACGCCACCGGCACGCGATCTGTGGCCCGACATCGCCGCGCGCCTGCAGTCGCAGCCGCAGCGCATGGCGCCGCCGCGTCCGCGCTGGCTCACGCCGGTGGCGCTGGCCGCGACGCTGGTGCTCGCCGTGGGTTCGGTCGGTCTGTGGCGCGGTTCGGTGACGCCCACCGCGGACGCCCCTGTGCGCGCCACCCTGGTGCAGCGCGAGGCCGAAGGCATGACGCGCCAGTACCAGGCCGCGATCCAGGAGATGGGCGCCGGGCAACCGCCGGCCGAACTGCAACCCACCTTCGACGAACTGGACCGCAACGCCCAGATCATCCTCACCGCGCTGTCGCAGAACCCCGACTCGCGCCTGCTGCTCGAACAACTCCGCCGGACGTACGCGCGCCGACTCGCACTTGCGCAACGCGTCGCCTACGCCTGATGGTTTCCCTCAACCCCACGACCCGACCCTTCGCTTCCACCGAACCAATGCAGCTCCGGAGAAACTTCATGACCCGCGTCCATATCCAACGCCTCGCATTCGGCCTGGCCCTGCTGACGGCGCACAGCGCCTTTGCGGCCACTCCGATCAACGAGACGCGCCCGCTGGATCCCCGCGGCCGGGTCGAGGTCGAGAACGTCAAGGGCAGCGTCGTGGTGAAGGCGTGGGATCGCCCCGAAGTGAAGATCGAAGGCAGCCTCGGCGCGGGCGTGGAGCGCCTTGAGGTCGAAGGCGACGAAGAACACCTCAGCGTGCGCGTGCGGTATCCCAACCGCGGCGGCATGGGCATGTTCGGCAACTCCGACAAGAGCGAACCCACCGACCTGCGCCTGATGGTCCCGCTGCGCGCGGACCTGGATATCGACGTGGTCTCCGCCGACGTCAGTGTGGAAGGCGTTGCCTCGAACGAGCTGTCCGTCGACAGCGTCAGCGGCGACGTCACCGTTGCGGCCGCTCCGCGCGAAGCCGACTTCGATGCGGTGAGCGGTGACCTCAACCTGACCATCAACAGCAATCGCGTCAGCGCGGAGACCGTCAGCGGCGATCTCATGCTGCGTGGACGCATGGATGGCGAGATCGCCGTGGAAACCGTGTCCGGCCGCATCGACGTCGGCGTGCTGCAGAGCCGTCCCACCAAGGTCACCGGCTCCACCGTGTCCGGCGACATCCGCATCGACACGGGCCTGGCCAATAACGGACGCATCTCGCTGGAAAGCGTCAGCGGCGATCTTGACCTCAGCCTGCCACGGAACGTGTCGGCCAATGTGCGTGGCGAAAGCTTCAGCGGTGATCTGCGCGCGCCGGGCGCGGAGATCATCCGGCCCAAGCACGGCCCGGGCTCGAGCTTCGAGCATCGCTATGGAAACGGCGATGGCGACATCACCCTGGAAACCTTCTCGGGCGATGCGACGCTGCAGCTCAACTGAGCGACGAAACTTCCGCTGAATCGGTTTTCCACCCATCCACCCCGGCTTCACGCGCGGTCGCGTCAGATGCAGTCGCGACGCCGCATGGCGGATTCACGTGGTTTCACCGAGTCGAGGAGGATTTCATGAAGCGTTTGATGGCTCTGTTGCTGCTCGCCCTGTTTTCGATGGGCACCCTGAGCGCCTGCAACACCATGGCGGGCGCCGGCAAGGACGTGCAGAAGGCCGGCGAGAAGGTCGAAACCAAGGCCGAGGATTGCAAGGACGGCAAGTGCTGATTCGAGCGTGCCGTAGGATGTGAAGAGAAAGGCCGGAGCAATCCGGCCTTTCCTTTTTTGTTCGTGCGCGCGACACGATGAATGACGCGTTCACCGACATCAAACCGCGACTAACGCAATCGCGACCGCGCGCGAATGCATCGATTGCGAACCTGTTCGGGCGGATCAATCACCGCATGCAACCGCCACGAGAAGAGGAACGCAACGGATGAACAAAGACATCATTGCCGGCAAGTGGACGCAGCTGAAGGGGCGTGCCCAGGCGCGCTGGGGCGATCTGACCGACGACGATTTCGACGTGGCCGAAGGCAACGCCGAATACCTCGCCGGCAAGCTGCAGGAGCGGTATGGCTGGGAACGCGACCGCGCACAGAAGGAAGTCCGCGATTTCGAGAAATCCCTGAACTGAGTCGTTTGAATCGCAGTAGCTGAAGCACGCGGTGCGCACGCCGGGAAGAGTGGCGATGGTGTGGCCGTCCGCCACACCGGCGTGCGCCGATAGCTATGAAGGGGTCACCAATCACCACCCGGCGGATCGGGAACGAACTCCGCCGGGAATGCGCGCGGGCGATCGCTCGCGACGCGGTAGGGGCGGGGAATCACTCCGCGCGCCACCAGCGCATCGTATGCGTCATAGCGAAGCTCCGTCGTTTCCGCAGGCGTCGTGCTGGCGCGGACGAATTCCGTGCGCTGCGCGGGCGACCATTCGCGCGGGCCGTGCCCGGTGCCGATGGACTGCGCACGGGATTCCTCGCGTGCTGGCGCGGCGGATGATGCACGGGCGGCATCGTCCCGGCTTTCGTAAGCCACGGGTGGCTCCCACATGGATGGCCGCGCCTCTTCGAACACCGCCACTCCGATGACACCCACGTTGTCCGGTCGTCCGGTGCGGGCGGCGTAACTGTGGGCGAGGTCGGTGAACACGAAGCGGGCCACCTGGCGCATCGATTTGCGCCAACCCTCCACCTGCGTGGACTGCCACGGTTCCAGCACATAACCGGTCTGCGCGCTGGCCGCTGTCTCGCCCGTGATCGCATTGACGCCGTCCACCGACAGCACCACCAGCACGCGTCGACCGGTCGTGTTGGTGAGCCGGATGGCGTACGAACGTCCGGGCTCGCCTTCGATCCACTGCTGGCCGCGATGGCGCATGGACGCGATCCATTGGCCGCTGGCGCGATCGACGACGGCCAGGTCCACCCGTGGCGAGGCCCATGCGGGAGGGATGGCCAGGATGAGTAAGAAGGCGATCAGGCAGGGCAGGGTGTGCTTCATCGGGCAGCCTCCGGAAGGGGACACCCGGTCGAACGTGCGAGGAGGGGGCGCGGGGTTGCGGGCGGGTACACTGTGGGGCCGTTTTCCAGCGTCAAAGCGTCGATGAGCCCCACTCGCGTCCTTACCGGCATCACCACCTCGGGCACTCCGCACCTGGGCAACTACGTCGGCGCCATCCGCCCCGCCGTCGCTGCCAGCCGCGATCCGAACGTGGAGAGCTTCTATTTCCTGGCCGACTACCACGCGCTGATCAAGGTGCAGGATCCGGCCCGCGTGCAGCGCTCCACGCTGGAGATCGCAGCCACGTGGCTGGCGTGCGGACTGGAGCCGGACAAGGTGTGGTTCTACCGCCAGAGCGACGTGCCGGAAGTGCAGGAGCTGACCTGGTTCCTGACCTGCGTGGCGGGCAAGGGCCTGCTGAACCGCGCGCACGCCTACAAGGCGGCGGTGGACAAGAATCGCGAGGTCGGCGAAGACGACGATGCCGGCGTCAGCGCGGGCCTCTTCATGTACCCGGTGCTGATGGCCGCGGACATCCTGCTGTTCAACGCCAACCGCGTGCCGGTTGGGCGCGACCAGATCCAGCACATCGAGATGGCGCGCGATTTCGGCCAGCGCTTCAACCATCTCTACGGCGAACACTTCGCACTGCCCGAAGCGGTGATCGACGAGAACGTGGCCACGCTGCCCGGCCTCGACGGCCGCAAGATGAGCAAGAGCTACGACAACACGATCCCGTTGTTCGTCCCGCGCGAGACGCTGAAGAAGCTCATCTACTCCATCGTCACCGACTCGCGCGCGCCGGGCGAGGCGAAGGATGCCGAGACATCCAACGTCTTCCAGCTCTACCAGGCCTTCGCCACGAACGAGGAGACCGCGGCCATGCGCCAGGCCTTCGCCGACGGCATCGCCTGGGGCGAGGCCAAGCAGGCGCTGTTCGAGCGCATCGACCGCGAGGTCGCGCCGCTGCGCGAACGCTACGACGCGCTGATCTCACGTCCGGCCGAGCTCGAATCGATCCTGCGCGACGGCGCGCGCCGCCTGCGCGAACGCTACGCACAGCCGACGCTGGCGACGCTGCGCGCGGCCGTGGGCCTGCGCGATCTGTCGCAGGTGCAGGTGGGCGCGTCCCGCAAGGCCGCCAAGACCAGCGCCTTGCCTGCGTTCAAGCAGTACCGTGAGGGCGACGGCCGCTTTTACTTCAAACTGGTCGATGGCGACCGCGTGCTGCTGCAGAGCATCGGGCACGACTCCGCACGCACCGCCGGCCAGTTGATCGCGCGGTTGAAGCAGGAAGGCGGCGCATCGCTGCATCACGCTGCGGCCGGCGCCGTGCACCTGGGCGACGAACTCATTGGCCATCTGCACGAAGGTGCGGAGCTGGCGGAGATCGTCGAAGCACTGGCGCAGTTCGCGGCACAGGACGCATGAACCCACTGGTCGAGCTGAACCTGGCATTGATCCTCTTCCTGCCGTGGTTCGCCATTCTTGGCGTGTTGTACTGGATGTTCCCGCGGCGCCCGCGCCACACGGCGCGCAAGCTGTTCGACGGCACCGCGCTGCTGCTGGCGTTCACCGCATTCCTGCTGAGCCTGTACTGGTCGCACGCCCATGCGGACCCGGGCTACGGGCGCATGTGGCAACAGATCCTCGCCACGGCGGTGGGCTATGGCGTGTTCCTGGCGGTGCTGACCACGGCGTTCTTCGTGCGTCGCCGCTGGCTTCGCCGACATCCCTGACGCGCGCTGCGACCAAAGCCGAATCGCCGCCCGCGGCGCTGCGGTCTAGACTGCGGCTACGTCTTTCGCAGCGATATCGGACTCCATGAGCGACGCGCACGGCATCGTCACCATCGACACCGGCTTCCAGCGTCCGCGTTTCGACGCGGCCTACCTGATCGTAGAGAACGGCCGCGGTGCGTTCATCGATTGCGGCACGCAACATTCGATTCCTGCCATGCTCGACGCCCTGGCCGCACACGGACTGCAGCCGGGCGATGTCGACTGGCTCATCCTCACGCACGTGCACCTGGACCATGCGGGCGGTGCCGGTGCATTGATGCGCCGGCTGCCCAACGCACGACTGGCCGTGCATCCGCGTGGCGCGCCGCACATGATCGATCCCGAAAAGCTCGTCGCCGGTGCCACCGCGGTGTACGGGGAGGAAGAGATCGCGCGCAGTTACGGCGAAATCCTTCCGATCGACGAAGCACGCGTGCGCGTGGTGGAAGACGGTGACACGATCGAACTCGCCGGGCGGCCGTTGCTGTGCATCGATACGCCCGGCCACGCGCGCCACCACCTGTGCGTGTGGGATGAGCGCAGCCGTAGCTGGTTCACTGGCGACACCTTCGGCCTGTCCTATCGCGAGTTCGACAACGACGACGGCGCGCCGTTCGTGATTCCCACGACCTCGCCTGTGCAGTTCGAGCCGGAACCGTTGAAGCAGTCCATCGCCACGCTGCTCGCGCGCGATCCGCAGGCGATGTACCTCACGCATTTCGGTCGGGTCGACGAAGTGCAGCGGCTGGCCGTGGACCTGGTGGATCAGATCGATGCGATGGTCGCGCTCGCCGTCGCGGCGGACGCGCGGGAGGACCGTCACGCATGGCTGGTCACCGCCCTGACCGGGTTGTACATTTCGCGGGCGAAGGCGCATGGCTGCCCGCTTTCGCCGGATGACGTGCGCGCGCTGCTGGGCGTCGACATCGAGCTCAACGCGCAGGGGCTGGAAGTCTGGCTGGCCCGCCAGAATCGGGCCTCCCGCCCTGTTCAGGTTCGCTGAGCGCACACCACCGGCTGAACCGACCGTCGCGGAACGACGCACCTGTGGTTTGCATCACAGGTTGCCCCAAGGCTGGGGAGTAGCCTGAGCGGCCTTTTCAGCCCACCCCATGTCCGCCGTCCGCACCCTCTCGCCGCCAGCTGCCGATGAAGCGCGACGACAAACCGCGCTGGATGCGTATGGCGTGGTCGATACCGTTCCCGAACAGGCGTACGACGACATCGTGCGGCTGGCGGTCACGCTGTGCGACGTGCCGGCTGCGGCGATTTCGCTGATCGATCACGAGCGGCAGTGGTTCAAGGCGCAGATCGGCCTCAATACACGCGAAACGCCGCGGGCCGAAGCCATCTGCGACCAGGCCATCCGCAATCCCGGAACGACGCTGGTGATCGACGATCTGGCGCAGTCCGGTCTGCCGGCTTCGTCGCTGCGCATCGATGGCGATCCGCTGCGCTTCTACGCCGGGGTGCCATTGCTCAGCCCCGACGGCCAACCGCTGGGCGCGGTGTGCGTGCTCGACAGCAAGCCGCGTACCCTCACGCAAGGGCAGCGCGAAGGACTCGAGGTGCTCGCGCGGCAGACGCAGCATCTGCTGGAACTGCGCCGTTACGCGATGGAACAGCGACGTCTGTTGTCCGAACGCGAAGCGTTCGCGCAACGGCTGGAGGACGCACACGCCGACCTGCAGCGTCGCAACGCCCTGCTGCAGCACAGTGCCACGCACGACGCATTGACGGGTCTGCTCAATCGCGCTGCATTGGCGCAGTTGCGCGACAACCCCGACGCCATGCGGCAGCTCCAGCAATCGCCGTACACGCTGATGTTGTTGGATGTGGATCACTTCAAGGACGTCAACGACCGGCACGGACATCTGCTCGGCGACCGCGCGCTGCGCGCCGTCGCCGATGCGGTGGCCGCCTCGATCCGCGAGCGCGACATCGCCGTGCGCTACGGCGGTGAGGAATTCCTGATCCTGCTTCCGGACACGCGCCTCGCATCCGCGGTGCAGGTGGCCGAGCGCATCCGCAACCGCATCGCGCTGGCGCCGTTGCCGTTCTCGCTGACGGTGTCGATCGGGCTGGCGTCGGGCGAACCGACGCGCGACTGGTCCGAGCAGGTGTTCGACCGTGCCGACCAGGCGCTCTATCGTGCGAAGGCTACTGGCCGCAATCGCGTGGTGGTGGACGACACGCCGCTGCATCACGGGTGAGGCAGGCCGCCTGCGCGGCACTGCGCCCGTGACCGTTT
It includes:
- a CDS encoding MBL fold metallo-hydrolase; the encoded protein is MSDAHGIVTIDTGFQRPRFDAAYLIVENGRGAFIDCGTQHSIPAMLDALAAHGLQPGDVDWLILTHVHLDHAGGAGALMRRLPNARLAVHPRGAPHMIDPEKLVAGATAVYGEEEIARSYGEILPIDEARVRVVEDGDTIELAGRPLLCIDTPGHARHHLCVWDERSRSWFTGDTFGLSYREFDNDDGAPFVIPTTSPVQFEPEPLKQSIATLLARDPQAMYLTHFGRVDEVQRLAVDLVDQIDAMVALAVAADAREDRHAWLVTALTGLYISRAKAHGCPLSPDDVRALLGVDIELNAQGLEVWLARQNRASRPVQVR
- a CDS encoding CsbD family protein, with product MNKDIIAGKWTQLKGRAQARWGDLTDDDFDVAEGNAEYLAGKLQERYGWERDRAQKEVRDFEKSLN
- a CDS encoding entericidin A/B family lipoprotein; this translates as MKRLMALLLLALFSMGTLSACNTMAGAGKDVQKAGEKVETKAEDCKDGKC
- a CDS encoding tryptophan--tRNA ligase, with the translated sequence MSPTRVLTGITTSGTPHLGNYVGAIRPAVAASRDPNVESFYFLADYHALIKVQDPARVQRSTLEIAATWLACGLEPDKVWFYRQSDVPEVQELTWFLTCVAGKGLLNRAHAYKAAVDKNREVGEDDDAGVSAGLFMYPVLMAADILLFNANRVPVGRDQIQHIEMARDFGQRFNHLYGEHFALPEAVIDENVATLPGLDGRKMSKSYDNTIPLFVPRETLKKLIYSIVTDSRAPGEAKDAETSNVFQLYQAFATNEETAAMRQAFADGIAWGEAKQALFERIDREVAPLRERYDALISRPAELESILRDGARRLRERYAQPTLATLRAAVGLRDLSQVQVGASRKAAKTSALPAFKQYREGDGRFYFKLVDGDRVLLQSIGHDSARTAGQLIARLKQEGGASLHHAAAGAVHLGDELIGHLHEGAELAEIVEALAQFAAQDA
- a CDS encoding GGDEF domain-containing protein codes for the protein MSAVRTLSPPAADEARRQTALDAYGVVDTVPEQAYDDIVRLAVTLCDVPAAAISLIDHERQWFKAQIGLNTRETPRAEAICDQAIRNPGTTLVIDDLAQSGLPASSLRIDGDPLRFYAGVPLLSPDGQPLGAVCVLDSKPRTLTQGQREGLEVLARQTQHLLELRRYAMEQRRLLSEREAFAQRLEDAHADLQRRNALLQHSATHDALTGLLNRAALAQLRDNPDAMRQLQQSPYTLMLLDVDHFKDVNDRHGHLLGDRALRAVADAVAASIRERDIAVRYGGEEFLILLPDTRLASAVQVAERIRNRIALAPLPFSLTVSIGLASGEPTRDWSEQVFDRADQALYRAKATGRNRVVVDDTPLHHG